TTCTACTCTGATTAGGGACACAAGTTTACCCTCGAGCACGCGTGGTGTGTCCTGTGATATGAACAAAAGTGGATAAGCCTGAACACACCTAAGACGGCCGGTTCAAAGAGAAAGAGTGGTGAGGTCAGTTCCCAACCTTCAAGCGCACATGTCGGTGAGGTCAGTTCCCAATCTTCAATGCGTCCTGAAGGTATCAAGGCTGCGAAAGCAAGCAGGAATGGTAGTAAAGGAAAGGCTATTGAGGACTATAAGAGCATTTTGGAGCTCAAGATGGAAGATTTGGCGAGGAAGGAGAAACTATCGAAGCTGGCGATATTAGACACTCTCCTTGCTAAGAAGGATCCACTAAGTGAGAGTGAAGAAACTGTCAAGAACAAGCTGTTGGCCGAACTCTTCTAGTTTTTCAATTCTAAGTTTCTGTCTTGTGTAATATCTACTAAAATGTTGCTTTTGTGTTGGTCTAAGTTTGTGTCTTGTGTTCTATGTTTCAGTTTTTGTCTTGTGTTCTATGTTCTTGTATATCTTGATGTTATGTGATGTTATGTTTGATATAATGATAACTCTGCTTGTTATTTGACATACAAAACTTACGTGTGCCGTTTTTATTATTCTCAGGTCATGGGATTGGATTATAGCTACACGCAGCCGTCTGATTCGGAGGATTATGGTTTAGGGAACTCAGCAGACAGTGGAAACAGCTCCACAGAAATGAATATACTGCTGGACCAAGCAGAGATAGAAGCCGCACGGGTTCAGTACCCTCCGCAGCCGGAGGTTGAGTTCGGCTTCCCCAAGGAATGCTACTGTGGTGGCGAACCGCTTATTAGGACATCTTACACAAGAACTGACCCGAGGAGAAGGTTCTACACCTGTGAGAACATCGACGACGGAGACTTCCATGTACACAAGTGGTGGGATGTGGCGGCTACAGAGGAGATCAAAGCCATAGGTACACAATATGCCCTGCTTGAGAAGACTGTCTCTGagttatctaaaaaaaaatctccgtTTCGTAATGGGTTTGAACTCGTACTAGGTGGTCTGGTTCTTTTAGTAATGGTAATATCCATGTTCGTAATGTTAAAGTAGGTTTGAACTAAGAGGAGAGTGAACTAAGTAGCTTGGTGTTTTGTAGTATGAACGCATACGACTGGTGTGTGTATTGTAATATGTTATGTATGAAACTCATTATGAAGCTGTACAAGGAGACGGTTAAGGGGTGTATTTTTTCCAATGAACAAGGAgacttataaatttttataagtacTATGTTTTGTTATTACTAATTGATCATGTGATTTCGTATAAGTCTTGTAATTGTTAATCTCCAACACACATtttgagagcatgtatcatactccataatatgattgtcgaagatGAAAGGTCATCATTCACTCAGTATAACAAATTTGAGTttcaagaaagagaagaagtggatacATTTTCCGTCAACATGCCTTCGAATCTCGGCAGTACAATGGATCGTCGAACGAGCCTTCGGAATAGACAAGCCCATgaacaattaaaaaatgatctgattgaaaatatataggCTAAATTTGGACtttttcaaataacatataatttataagtttcTATGATTTGAATAAGTTGTGTGTTTGCTTTTATTTCtgaagtttgtattttttttaatgaaatgtaataaaatgtagtaaaatgtttgtaattttctattaaatgaataaatttatttttcttattagttaTTCAACTTAAAATGGTAATatgttttatcttatatatgttgctagttattttttttaaaaaaaatttaacctaAGGACCAACAAAAAATCTCACCAATAATCACCATTTTCATTAAAAGTCCTTAACAATGTCCTAATCtagaaataacaataaaaaactctAAGGACTACCAATTAAGTCTCATtgataatcatggtcttatgGACATTAATTAAGGACCGATTGTTATGTTTTTCTCTaactttttctatttataattttttttttttaaactcataTAAGAACTCCCtgataatcatggtcttagtCTCTAACACATAGTCTCTAGACtaacttttattaatattttaatagcaTTAACtgacataattaatttttatttttgtaaatataattggACCAATATAAAATGGACATGTGTAGATGTAGTCTCTACAAAATATTTCAACGTTTCTTTGCAGAGGGATGACAGTGACACTTTCTACAATTTCTCtccaacttttttttaaattttttttttgttgagagACTATGTTAGAGTTCATCACTAATGATGCTCTAATGAGGGCTGTATCTAAATTCTTAGACTAAAAGAAATAAAGTAGTTGTAGCTTTTGTTTAGGTCACATCGTATAGCTGCTACTCATGGATATAGTTGCAGTAATACAACGAACATTTCCAGCCTTTCTGATTGAATGAATTGAACTATACTAAATATTTGTGTCATTATTTTTTCGTTTACTATcgtttttcattattttctagTATCCGATATAACAAAAAGTTAAGaactgttataaaaagaacttgtattttattgtatcgcaggaatttagATAAGAGCAAAATTGTATACCCGTAGAAATTTTAACACTGATATATGAAGAGAGAGTTTcttattatagagagagaagagattgaGGCGTGTATTATACAACGAACgaaacgttcgtatatatataaagaaaatcactgtgcaaatagtgcagcgggccccacatctttttatattttcaaacattaCGGCTCCTCCTTTTTTgactttcgtaacactcccccttgggggccggtgtcactatccgctctcgcttaacgtctttgttgcctcgttaaaaacctttcgaggaaaacccaatgggaaaaaccatagtaaggtaaaaagagtacaactacgtaagctccccctcgaatgaacagacatagatccttctgatggcgcatcccaatgttatggatgtgtttcctgaataccgaggtagggagtgattttgtgaagaggtcggctgcattgtcgcatgatcgaacatatcttacttcaatctctttattcttctcgagctcttgagtgtatgagaagaacttcggaggtatatgtttggttctatcacttttgatatatccttccttcgtttgagcaacacatgccgcgttatcttcatatagaatagttggctccgtattttcgtcaatcccgctgcttgaacagatgtgtcggcttattgatcttagccatatacattctctacttgcttcatggagtgcaatgatctcagcatgatttgaagaagtagccacgagcgtttgtttctgagaacgccaagatatagcagtgcctccgatcgtgaaaacgtatcctgtttgtgatcgggctttgtgtggatctgaaagatatcctgcatctgcaaaaccaaccatttgaccttttgaacttttaggataaaacaagcctaaatcaatggtcccttggaggtaacgaaaaacatgtttaattccattccaatgtcttcgcgtaggagacgaactgaatctcgctaaaagattaacggcaaaagatatgtcaggtcgagtacaatttgcaagatacataagagctccaattgcacttaagtatggagtttcaggaccaagtatttcttcattttcctcagatggtcgaaacggatcattttcaacattaagtgatctaacgaccatcggggtgctaagaggagtagttttatccatgttaaagcgtttcaatactcgtttggtatatgtagactggtgtacaaatataccctttcgagaatgctcaatttgtaatcctagataatattttgtctgcccgagatctttcatctcaaattctcctttcagatagtttgatgccttttggatttcgttttgagttccaataatattaagatcatcaacgtacaccgcgattatcacaaatccggatgttgttttctttatgaaaacacaaggacatataggatcattcgtgtatccttcttttgttaagtgttcacttagacgattataccacattcgtccagattgttttaacccatataatgatctttgcaattttattgcacataactctttaggtttggaacttaacgtttctggcattttaaatccatctgagattctcatatagatatcagtatctaatgatccatataaatatgccgtaacgacatccatgagacgcatttctaaattttcattggcctctaggctcatcaggaatctaaatgtgattgcgtccataacaggagaataagtttcctcataatcaattcctggcctttgagagaaaccttgggctacaagacgagctttgtatcttgtaatctcgtttttctcatttctttttcggacaaacacccatttgtacccaacatgttttacatttttgggtgtgagcacaataggtccgaatacatttcgtttgttaagtGAATCTAGttcgacttgaattgcatctttccattttatccagtcatgtctcttttgacattcatatacagactttggttctggatcttcgttttcttcatttatttcctttgttAAAAGGTATGAGAatcatccatctcatttcgtttccatatctttccattatggatgtaattgatagaaatctcatgatttccttcagattcaagatgctttatattgtcgttagattcacaattttcttcgtccaaaatattttctgttattttgggagtatcatgcttttcacattccttacgttttctaggaagtttatcctttgaaccaataggtctaccgcgctttaaacgtgttcctgattcacgtgtatcaactgccgttccaccattttgtggtatttcaatacgagcaggagtatttgcagcgggtatatgtgatttagttaccattttggtatcagcaaatgcatcaggtaactgatttgctatattttgtaaatgcatgatacgtcgaacttctagttctgactgtttcgtaggaggatcaaggtgtaataacgatggtacactccatttgatctcttttcctacttgtttattgtctccccctatagttgggaattctttctcattgaaatgacaatcggcaaatcgtgccgtaaacacatcaccagtttttggttctaggtatcttattattgatggagaatcatagccaatatatattcccaaccgtctttgcggtcccatctttgtacgttgcggtggtgctattggaatataaaccgcacaaccaaagatttttagatgagagatatttggttcttttccaaatgctaactgtaatggggaatatctatggtatgcacttggtcttatccgaattagtgcttctgcatgcaaaatagcatgtccccatacagatgttgggagttttgatctcatgatcaatggccttgcaattagttgcagccatttaattaatgattctgccaaaccattttgtgtatgaacatgagcgacagaatgctctacttcaatccctgataccatacaataatcattaaaagcttgggatgtgaattcaccagcgttatctaatctaactcttttaattggataatctgagaactgtgctcttaatttgattatctgagttagagatctcgcaaatgccatatttcgaaatgataacaaacaaacatgtgaccatctactcgatgcatcgattaataccataaagtagtagaatggtccacacggtggatgtattggtccacaaatataaccttggattctttccaaaaactttggtgattctttgtcaattttggttggtgatggtcttatgattaatttcccaagagcacacgcatcacatgtcattttattactttggtatatatcttgggtttttattgaatgaccatgtgagctttcaatgatttttcacatcattgtagtgcctgggtgaccaagacgatcatgccataatgtaacatcttctggatttttttttatcacaagatgtgattctatagcatcaatataagtgtgatgcaatccagaaggaagttctggaaatttttccagtacaaggcctttgcttgatttttcagaagttatatacaaatacttctttccattctcagttgcagactgagtgttatacccttgacggtatatatctttgaaactcaacaaatttctcttagaatttggagaatataaggcattatctatggaaaactttgttccattaggcaacataaagtttgccttgccaattccttcgatcaggtctgtaggacctgatattgtgtttacagtcatttttactgactttaaagtagagaaatatatatctcttatccttcagtatagtgtgcgttgtgccactatctggtatgcaaacttctctaccaatttgtttagttgttgttccatttgctttcttatccatttcgaatcgcagagtgatcgtgctgataacgtgttataaaaagaacttgtattttattgtatcgcaggaatttagataagggcaaaattttatacccgtagaaattTTAACACTGATATATGAAGAGAGAGTTTcttattatagagagagaagagattgaGGCGTGTATTATACAACGAACGAAACAttcgtatatatataaagaaaatcatTGTGCAAATAGTGTAATGGGctccatatttttttatattttcaaacattacggctcctttttttttttactttcctaACAAGAACAACTATTGTCAAAGGCAAATAAAGTTGTGCACataagttttttcaaaaaaaaaagttgtagagCTAAAGAACATACCGAAATTCCGGAAAGTTTGACGTGACCTTTTTACGTACTTATTATGTTCTCTCTTCGTAACCCCTCCCTACTTGTTACTACTAAAGTGGCGTCATTAATATTGTACTAATTATATTACAGTAAATACAGTCCAACATTGGTCAGGTTAGGGCATGATTAACCATGTTCTCTTAATTAAAGTTTTTAGCGCTAAGAAACGGTTCTtaggttttaattaaaaaaaactaagaaccgtcttTTAAATAATAGACATAAAAGATTTTTCTTAGTGAAAAAATGTAAAagcgtaaaaaaaaaaatgtcaaaacatGAATTAAAAACTCCAAATAAGAGATTGGGGTTAACCATGCTCTTATATAAATCGCAATTTGGCATGTTCATATCATCACGGATTCACGGATGATGATAATGAGCATAAAAggataaaaatatcttaaagaTTCCTTTGGTCTATATAAAGAGGAAGACACTCAATAGCTTTAACGTACTTCATCAATTCCGCACTAAACTAAACCATAAAACTCAAGATGGGGCTTCTTCACAAACAAAACCTTTCCTTTGTGATACTTCTCCTTGGTTTCCTCGTCGTCTCTTACGCTTGTGACTGTGGTGACCCTCCAAAGCCATCTCCACACCCCGTTAAACCGCCTAAACATCCCGTTAAACCGCCTAAACCACCCACCGTTAAACCACCTCCACACACTCCGAGACCGCCAACCGTCAAGCCTCCGCACACTCCATTCCCTCCACATTCTTTTCCACCGTACACTCCAAAACCGCCCACCGTTACGCCTCCTCCTCCCTACACGCCATCCCCTCCACCGCACACTCCAAAACCTCCCACTGTCAAGCCACAGCCACAGCCAACTCCAACCCCATCGCCTCCACCACCGTACGTCAAGCCACCACCAGTGCCAACCCCAGAGACGCCATGCCCGCCACCACCGCCACCGTCACCACCACCAACCCCATGTCCTCCTACACCTCCAGCGCCAACCCCTGAACCGGAGACTTGCTCAATCGATGCGCATAAGCTAGGCGCGTGTGTGGACGTGCTAGGCGGTTTGATTCACATCGGACTAGGTAAAAGCTACGCAAAGGCTACTTGTTGCCCGGTTCTTGGCGGTTTAGTGGGTCTTGACGCAGCGGTTTGTCTCTGCACCACAATTAGAGCCAAGCTTCTCAACATTGACCTCATTATTCCCATTGCTCTTGAGCTTCTTGTCGACTGTGGTAAGACTCCACCTCGTGACTTCAAGT
The window above is part of the Brassica napus cultivar Da-Ae chromosome C8, Da-Ae, whole genome shotgun sequence genome. Proteins encoded here:
- the LOC106370685 gene encoding 36.4 kDa proline-rich protein-like, translated to MGLLHKQNLSFVILLLGFLVVSYACDCGDPPKPSPHPVKPPKHPVKPPKPPTVKPPPHTPRPPTVKPPHTPFPPHSFPPYTPKPPTVTPPPPYTPSPPPHTPKPPTVKPQPQPTPTPSPPPPYVKPPPVPTPETPCPPPPPPSPPPTPCPPTPPAPTPEPETCSIDAHKLGACVDVLGGLIHIGLGKSYAKATCCPVLGGLVGLDAAVCLCTTIRAKLLNIDLIIPIALELLVDCGKTPPRDFKCPAPQRKSPLLG